From a single Streptomyces sp. NBC_00377 genomic region:
- a CDS encoding CsbD family protein, giving the protein MAGEQKSKAKMEQAKGKAKEAAGRAVGNERLEAEGRADQAKGDARQAKEKTKDVFKH; this is encoded by the coding sequence GTGGCAGGCGAGCAGAAGTCCAAGGCGAAGATGGAACAGGCCAAGGGCAAGGCGAAGGAAGCGGCCGGCCGCGCCGTGGGCAACGAGCGGCTCGAGGCCGAGGGCCGCGCCGACCAGGCGAAGGGCGACGCCCGGCAGGCCAAGGAGAAGACCAAGGACGTCTTCAAGCACTGA
- a CDS encoding acyl-CoA desaturase yields MTTGSSNVIDDPLKAPDTTTPSATLGGEQKRSIEQISLLIFIIVPFLAVLAAVPLAWGWGVSWLDIGLLVFMYFLGCHGITIGFHRYFTHGSFKAKRPLRIALAVMGSLAVEGPLVRWVADHRKHHKFSDAEGDPHSPWRFGETLPALMKGLWWAHIAWMFDEEQTPQEKYAPDLIKDPAIRAISRYFVLFTVASLAIPPLVGGLVTMSWWGAFTAFLWGSLVRVALLHHVTWSINSICHAVGKRPFKSRDRSGNVWWLAILSCGESWHNLHHADPTSARHGVMRGQVDSSARFIRWFEMLGWAYDVRWPSRSRIDSRRNPGEDGSRQEKATAEAA; encoded by the coding sequence ATGACCACAGGCAGCTCCAACGTGATCGATGACCCTTTGAAGGCGCCCGACACCACCACGCCCTCTGCCACGTTGGGTGGCGAGCAGAAGCGTTCGATCGAGCAGATCTCGCTGCTGATCTTCATCATCGTCCCGTTCCTGGCGGTGCTGGCGGCGGTGCCGCTGGCGTGGGGCTGGGGGGTGAGCTGGCTGGACATCGGTCTGCTGGTGTTCATGTACTTCCTCGGCTGCCACGGCATCACGATCGGCTTCCACCGGTACTTCACGCACGGTTCGTTCAAGGCGAAGCGGCCGCTCAGGATCGCGCTGGCGGTCATGGGTTCGTTGGCGGTCGAAGGGCCTCTGGTGCGCTGGGTGGCGGACCACCGCAAGCACCACAAGTTCTCCGACGCGGAGGGCGACCCGCATTCGCCGTGGCGGTTCGGCGAGACGCTCCCGGCCCTGATGAAGGGCCTGTGGTGGGCCCACATCGCATGGATGTTCGACGAGGAGCAGACACCGCAGGAGAAGTACGCGCCCGACCTGATCAAGGACCCGGCGATCCGTGCGATCTCGCGCTACTTCGTCCTCTTCACGGTGGCGTCGCTGGCGATCCCGCCGCTGGTCGGCGGGCTGGTGACGATGTCCTGGTGGGGCGCGTTCACGGCGTTCCTCTGGGGCTCGCTGGTGCGGGTGGCCCTGCTGCACCACGTGACCTGGTCGATCAACTCGATCTGTCACGCGGTGGGCAAGCGCCCGTTCAAGTCGCGGGACCGTTCGGGCAACGTGTGGTGGCTGGCGATCCTGTCCTGCGGCGAGTCCTGGCACAACCTGCACCACGCCGACCCCACATCGGCGCGGCACGGGGTGATGCGGGGCCAGGTGGACTCCTCGGCCCGCTTCATCCGGTGGTTCGAGATGCTCGGCTGGGCGTACGACGTCCGCTGGCCGTCACGCTCGCGTATCGATTCGCGTCGCAACCCGGGTGAGGACGGTTCCCGGCAGGAGAAGGCGACCGCCGAGGCGGCATGA
- a CDS encoding VOC family protein produces the protein MLTAVDHVQLAAPPGAEDRLRRFYTGTLGMTEVPKPPVLAAKGGCWFRAGSVHLHLGIEPGFRPSEKAHPGLRVTGIEAYAARIEAHGTPVTWDADLPGHRRFYARDPVGNRLEFLEPDGEV, from the coding sequence GTGCTGACCGCCGTCGATCATGTGCAGCTCGCCGCCCCGCCCGGCGCCGAGGACAGGCTGCGCCGCTTCTACACCGGCACCCTCGGCATGACCGAGGTCCCCAAGCCGCCGGTGCTCGCGGCCAAGGGCGGCTGCTGGTTCCGCGCGGGGTCCGTGCACCTGCACCTGGGGATCGAGCCGGGCTTCCGGCCCTCGGAGAAGGCCCACCCCGGGCTGCGGGTCACCGGCATCGAGGCGTACGCCGCCCGCATCGAGGCCCACGGCACGCCGGTCACCTGGGACGCCGATCTGCCGGGACACCGCCGCTTCTACGCTCGGGATCCGGTCGGCAACCGGCTGGAGTTCCTGGAACCCGACGGCGAGGTTTGA
- a CDS encoding MarR family winged helix-turn-helix transcriptional regulator: MEDEVDRLVAAWRRERPDLDVEPLEVLSRVSRLARHLDRARRLAFAEHQLEPWEFDVLTALRRAGAPYQLSPGQLLTQTLVTSGTMTNRIDRLAKKGLVERLPDPSDRRGVLVRLTDDGKDRADQALAGLLDQERAILAELSQAQRGELAGLLRQLTAPFDNIPG; this comes from the coding sequence ATGGAGGACGAGGTCGATCGGCTGGTCGCAGCGTGGCGCCGGGAGCGCCCGGACCTCGACGTGGAGCCGCTGGAAGTACTCAGCCGGGTGAGCAGACTGGCCCGGCACCTGGACCGCGCACGCCGGCTGGCGTTCGCCGAGCACCAGCTCGAGCCGTGGGAGTTCGATGTCCTGACGGCGCTCAGGCGCGCGGGGGCCCCGTACCAGCTCTCGCCGGGGCAGCTGCTGACGCAGACGCTGGTGACCTCGGGCACGATGACGAACCGTATCGACCGGCTCGCGAAGAAGGGGCTGGTGGAGCGGCTGCCGGACCCGAGCGACCGCCGGGGTGTGCTCGTCCGCCTCACGGACGACGGCAAGGACCGCGCCGACCAGGCGCTCGCCGGGCTACTCGACCAGGAACGGGCCATCCTGGCCGAGCTCTCCCAGGCCCAGCGCGGCGAACTGGCGGGCCTGCTACGCCAGTTGACCGCCCCGTTCGACAACATCCCCGGCTAG
- a CDS encoding TetR/AcrR family transcriptional regulator produces the protein MIDGVATDPSNTSSPHGEAKPRRVRRTRMTGAERRQQLLEIGRTLFAAKGFEGTSVEEIAAKAGVSKPVVYEHFGGKEGLYAVVVDREMRRLLDMVTSSLTAGHPRELLEQAAFALLDYIEEYTDGFRILVRDSPIPQSTGTFASLISDIATQVEDILGREFKNRGFDPKLAPLYAQALVGMVALTGQWWLDVRRPKKAEVAAHLVNLSWHGLDGLEAKPHLIGRRKA, from the coding sequence ATGATTGACGGCGTGGCCACCGATCCCAGCAATACCTCCAGTCCCCATGGCGAAGCGAAGCCGCGGCGCGTGCGACGTACCCGCATGACGGGGGCGGAGCGCCGGCAGCAGTTGCTGGAGATCGGACGCACCCTGTTCGCGGCGAAGGGCTTCGAGGGCACGTCGGTGGAGGAGATCGCGGCGAAGGCCGGGGTCTCCAAGCCGGTGGTGTACGAGCACTTCGGCGGCAAGGAGGGGCTGTACGCCGTCGTGGTGGACCGGGAGATGCGCCGCCTGCTGGACATGGTGACGAGTTCCCTGACGGCCGGCCATCCGCGGGAGCTGCTGGAACAGGCGGCGTTCGCGCTCCTCGACTACATCGAGGAGTACACGGACGGGTTCCGCATCCTGGTCCGCGACTCCCCGATCCCGCAGTCGACGGGCACGTTCGCCTCGCTGATCTCCGACATCGCGACACAGGTGGAGGACATCCTGGGTCGCGAGTTCAAGAACCGCGGCTTCGACCCGAAACTGGCCCCCCTCTACGCCCAGGCCCTGGTCGGCATGGTCGCCCTGACGGGCCAGTGGTGGCTGGACGTGCGCCGGCCGAAGAAGGCCGAGGTGGCGGCACACCTGGTGAACCTGTCGTGGCACGGGCTGGACGGACTGGAGGCCAAGCCGCATCTGATCGGGCGCCGCAAGGCCTAG
- a CDS encoding trans-aconitate 2-methyltransferase gives MTTNPTWDPAQYLRHAGHRARPFADLLARVPGLPGDPPRIADLGCGPGSLTTVLADRWPTARVTGYDNSPQMLADAAAHAGEGLDFAHADLTTWSPRETYDLLVSNAALQWVPGHLDAFAGWLEGLAPGGTFAFQVPHNIDAPLHALMRELGGSARWRSRLGHVLRHEDSVHAPGVYLDRLARLGCATDVWTTTYFHLLQGDDPVLDWVKGTGLRPALDALADDPEARDAFVTEYRDLLREAYPAAEYGTVLPFCRLFAVATKGA, from the coding sequence ATGACGACCAACCCCACCTGGGACCCCGCCCAATACCTGCGTCACGCCGGTCATCGCGCCCGCCCCTTCGCCGACCTCCTCGCCCGCGTCCCCGGCCTCCCCGGCGACCCGCCCCGTATCGCCGACCTCGGCTGCGGACCCGGCAGCCTCACTACCGTCCTCGCCGACCGCTGGCCCACCGCCCGCGTCACCGGGTACGACAACTCGCCGCAGATGCTCGCCGACGCGGCGGCGCACGCGGGGGAAGGCCTCGACTTCGCCCACGCCGACCTCACCACCTGGTCGCCACGGGAGACGTACGACCTGCTCGTCTCCAACGCCGCCCTTCAGTGGGTGCCGGGCCACCTCGACGCCTTCGCCGGCTGGCTGGAAGGACTCGCCCCCGGTGGCACCTTCGCCTTCCAGGTCCCCCACAACATCGACGCGCCCCTGCACGCCCTCATGCGCGAGCTGGGCGGCAGCGCCCGCTGGAGGAGCCGCCTGGGCCATGTCCTGCGCCACGAGGACTCCGTCCACGCCCCCGGCGTCTACCTCGACCGGCTGGCCCGCCTCGGCTGCGCCACCGACGTCTGGACGACCACGTACTTCCATCTGCTCCAGGGCGACGACCCCGTCCTCGACTGGGTCAAGGGCACCGGCCTGCGCCCCGCCCTCGACGCCCTCGCCGACGACCCCGAGGCCCGCGACGCCTTCGTCACCGAATACCGCGACCTGCTCCGCGAGGCCTATCCGGCCGCCGAGTACGGCACCGTCCTGCCGTTTTGCCGCCTGTTCGCGGTGGCCACGAAGGGAGCCTGA